The Elusimicrobiota bacterium sequence CCGCGCCCGGGTTGACGTCGGGCTATAAAACCAACGCGCAAACCAACTTCTTCACGTATACCTCCGGCCGCGCCGTGGCGGCGGGAAATCGGACCCGTTGGTCTCCCCAGTTGACGTGGTATCCGGGCCGATTCGGGGTTCTGGGGGAATACGTGGCCAGCCGTCAAGCCGTTCAGTCCACGACCACTCTGCAAACCACCGATTTGACCCATCGCTCCTGGCAGGTGGCGGCGAGCTATGTGTTGACCGGGGAAGACGTGACGGAAAAAGGGGTCACGCCGCGTCAGCCTTACCAGGTCGGGAAACCCGGTTGGGGCGCATTGGAAGTGGCGGGCCGTTATTCCCAATTCAATGCGGATAAGGCGACCTTTCCGACCTATGCGTCTTTGACGTCCTCCGCGCAAACGGCGCGGTCCTGGACCGGCGGGCTGAACTGGTATGCGACCAATACGGTCAAGATCCAATCCAACTACGAATACACCTCCTTTGATCGGGGGCGGCCGGGACCGGCCATCGGCCCGTGGAGCGGGCGATTCTGACCCGCGTTCAGCTCGCATTCTAATAGCTTAACAGGAGAAACCCCATGTTAAAGCATTCGATTCGGTTTTTGTCAGCGGTGGCCGTTTTGGGGGTGTGGATCGGTTCCCCCCTGGCCGCCAAAGAAATTAAACTGTTGAACGTCTCCTACGACCCAACGCGGGAGCTGTATCAAGAGTACAACAAGGCCTTCGCTTCCTACTGGAAGACGAAAACGGGGGACGACGTGACGGTGGAGCAGTCCCACGGTGGTTCCGGCAAACAGGCCCGGGCGGTCATCGACGGGTTAGACGCCGATGTCGTCACCTTGGCCCTGGCCTACGACGTGGACGCGATCTCGGAGAAAGCGGGGTTGTTCCCGAAGGATTGGCAGGAACGCCTTCCGTCGAACAGTTCGCCCTACACCTCCACCATCGTGTTCCTGGTGCGGAAAGGGAATCCCACGGGCGTCAAAGATTGGGACGATCTCATCCGCCCCGGCGTGACGGTCATCACCCCAAACCCTAAAACTTCCGGCGGCGCCCGCTGGAACTATTTGGCGGCGTGGGGGTATGCCCTGAAGAAGTTCGGGAGTGAGGCCAAAGCCATGGAGTTCGTGGGTAAGCTCTACAAAAATGTCCCGGTGCTGGATTCGGGCGCTCGGGGAGCGACGGTGACTTTCGTCGAACGGGGCATCGGGGACGTTCTGATCGCCTGGGAGAACGAGGCTTTTCTCGCGCTGGAAGATTTAGGGAAAGGCCGGTTTGAAATCGTCATTCCCTCGGTGAGCATTTTGGCCGAGCCGCCGGTCGCGGTGGTGGACAAAGTGGTG is a genomic window containing:
- a CDS encoding sulfate ABC transporter substrate-binding protein, with protein sequence MLKHSIRFLSAVAVLGVWIGSPLAAKEIKLLNVSYDPTRELYQEYNKAFASYWKTKTGDDVTVEQSHGGSGKQARAVIDGLDADVVTLALAYDVDAISEKAGLFPKDWQERLPSNSSPYTSTIVFLVRKGNPTGVKDWDDLIRPGVTVITPNPKTSGGARWNYLAAWGYALKKFGSEAKAMEFVGKLYKNVPVLDSGARGATVTFVERGIGDVLIAWENEAFLALEDLGKGRFEIVIPSVSILAEPPVAVVDKVVDRRGTRRVAEEYLKYLYTVEGQTIAAKHHYRPRLESVATEYSHLFPKVNLFTIDGLFGGWQKAQKTHFADGGVFDQIYQPGR